The following nucleotide sequence is from Aggregicoccus sp. 17bor-14.
GCTGCGTGTCGGGCTCGGCCAGGTCCAGCGCCTGCGGGGCCTCGCGCCTGCGCACCGGCGCGGTGAGCCGGGGCCAGGCCGCGGCGCCGCACACGCTCTCCGCGATGGCGTGGGCCGCGTCGTACACGCCCGCGTAGTAGTCGAACTCGCGCAGCGGCCGGTCCAGGAACGCCCCGAAGTAGCCCAGCTGCGCGCCGGCGATGGGCGCGAAGCGGCTGGAGGAGACCAGCACCCGCTCTCCTCCGCGCTGAGCGCCCAGCGCCTGCGCCTCGCGCGCGAGCGCATTCACCCGGGTGATGGCCCGCTGCAGCGGCGGACCCAGCTTCGCGAGCGCGCGCACCCGCTCGGCCGCCTCTGCCGGCGCACCTGGCACCTCCTCGAGGGCCTGCAGCGCCGGCTGCAGGTCGCGCGCGGTGAACAGCTCGCCGAGCGGCACCGCGGCCACCGCCGCCCGCACCCGGGCCGCAGCCTCCGCGTGCGCGGGCGAGCGCGCCACGTCCGCGAGCGCTGCATCCAGCAGCGTGTGGGCAGCCTCGGCGCTGAGCACCCCGAGCACGCGGCCCGCGCGCACCGTGCGCAGCAGCTCGTCGCGCAGGCGCAGCAGGCGCCGGGCATCGAAGGGCCCGCGCGACACGCGGACCATCTCCTCGCTGAGCACGTCGAAGGCGGTGGCCGCCAGCACGAGCCGCGCCGAGATGGCCTCGCTGTCGGCGAGCAGGTCTCCCGAGCCGTCACCCAGGCGGGCCAGCTCGCGCTCCGCCCGCGCCGCCACCTGCTGCGCGAGCTGCTCCACCTCCTCGTCCGTGAGCGGCGCAGCCTCCGCCACCCGCGCTCCGCCGGCGATGGCCGATACCGCCTGCGCGCAGGCCTGCAGCCGCTGCTGCTCCTCGCGCGCCCCGGCCGCCCCATCCGCCTGGCATCCGAGCAGCATGCGCCCCACCGCAGCGCGCAGCCCCCGCCCGGACAGGCCGCGCGGCACCGCGAGCATCGGCAGGGGCGCGGGCTTGCCCACCGAGAGCGCCTGCAGCTGCTGGGAGAGGTCGATGAAGGGCACCAGCGCCACGCTCGCCTGCAGCAGCAGGCTGCGCGTCGTGCGGTTCCAGCCGCCGGCGCGGATCGCCCGCGCGAGGTCCGCGCTGCGTCCGGTGCTCACCAGCTCTCCGAGCAGCTGCAGCGCGCCCTCCACCCCCTCCCGCGAGGGGGCCGGCGCGCTGGCGCCCCCGGGCGCGAGCCGGCGCAGCTCCGGGTCCACGAAGAGGTAGGTGGCGGGCTGCAGCGGGGCGGGCTCGAGGCTGGACTCGGTGAGATCGATGGCGAGCCCCACCGGCGCGTTGTCGAAGATGCCGCCGTCCACGTAGCTGCGCCGACACAGCGTGAGCGGCTCGCCGCGCACCGAGCGCGCGGGACAGGTGAGTGCACCAGAGCCTCCCGCCGGCGTCGGACAGCGCTCGGGCGTCACCTGCTGCGAGGCTGGGCAGCGCGCGCTGCAGTCGCACAGCACCCGCGGCGCGAAGGCGGCCGGAAAGGCGGCCGAGGCGAGCACGCCCTGCGACACCTGGCTCCACGGCAGCGCGCTGCCCCCGCCCGGCTCGGGGCGCTCGGCGAGCCACAGCACGTCGTCCTCCTCCTCGCGGGCCTGCTCGAGCGGCAGTCCCCCGAAGCGGGGCCTCCCGTCCGGCGTCACCTCGAGCCGCCAGGGCACGACGAAGCGCTGGGTGCGCACGGAGATGCCCGCCACCTCCCGCTCCTCGGCGCCGCTGCGGGTGACGGTGATGCCCACGGGCAGCTGGCAGCCGGGGCGGAAGGTGCGCCCGCCGCGCGCGGTGAGCAGCGAGGCGCCGAGCGCGTCCAGCGTCTGCACCAGGGGCCGGCTCGCGAGCAGCCCGTCGCCGGGCTGGTACGCCGAGGCCTGGTCCGGCAGCAGCCGGTCCAGGCCCACGGGCACCCACGTGTCACGCAGCAGGTTGTGGTCCACGGAGCTGTCGGCGCGCGACTGCGGCGCGGCGCACCAGAGCAGCGCCGAGAGCAGCGCGTTGATGCTGCCGGCCGAGGCGCCCGTCGCCGCGACGAGGCGCGGCCGCCCGGCGCGCGCGTCCATGGTGAGCTCCGGCACGCGCCGCGCGAACTCCACCACCGTCCAGCCCAGCCCCGCCTCGTAGGAGCCCAGGCTCACCCCGCCGCTCAGCACCAGGGTGAGCGGCAGGTCGGTGCGCTGCGCCGGAGCGGCCGGCGCCGGCGCTGGCTGCGCCCCAGCCGCCAGCGCTCCGCCGAGCGCCAGCGCGAGCGCGAGCGCGAGCAGCGTGTGCCGGCCGGTCATGGTCGCTCCCTGTCGGCGCGGGTCCGGAAGCCGGGCGCCGGCCTCCGCGCGCGCCCGCCCTACCTATGCCGGCCCCAGCCGCGGTGCAATGGAACCGCGCGGAGCTACAGCCGCCCCTCGAGGAAGTTCTTCACCAGCCGCGGTCCCTCGGGCGTGAGCACGCTCTCCGGATGGAACTGCACGCCCACCACCGGGCGCTCGCGGTGGCGCAGGCCCATGATGAGCCCGTCCTCGCTCCACGCGGTGGGCTCGAGCTCCCGGGGCAGGTCCTCGGCGCGCACCACCAGCGAGTGGTAGCGCGCCGCCTCGAAGCCGGGGCTCAGGCCCTCGAAGAGCCCCTTCCCGCCGTGCCGGATGTGCGCGGACTTCCCGTGCACGGGCTCGGGCGCGCGCACCACCTGGCCGCCGAAGGCCGCACCGATGGACTGGTGCCCGAGGCACACTCCGAGCACTGGCACCTGCGCCTCGCGGATGGCCTCCACGCTCACCCCGGCCTCGTGCGGCGTGCAGGGGCCGGGAGAGACCACGAGGTGGCTCGCGCCGCTCGCGCGCACGCCGGCCGCGTCGATCTCGTCGTTGCGCACCACCTGCACCTCGGCGCCCAGCGTGAAGAGCAGCTGCACGAGGTTGAAGGTGAAGGAGTCGTAGTTGTCGATGACGAGGATCACGCGCCCTCCTCCTCGCGCGCGAGCCGCAGCGCGGCCGCGAGCGCTCCTGCCTTGTGCTCGGTCTCGTCCGCCTCGTGCGAGGGCACCGAGTCCGCGACGATGCCCGCGCCGGCGGTCCACATCGCGCGCGTGCCCTCCACGAAGAAGGTGCGCAGCGCGATGGCCAGGTCCAGCGTCCCGCCAAAGGAGAGGTAGCCCACGGCGCCCGCGTAGGGGCCACGACGAATGGGCTCCAGCTCGTCGATGATCTGCATCGCGCGGATCTTCGGCGCACCGGACACCGTGCCCGCGGGGAAGGCGCACGCGAGCGCATCGAGCGCATCCTTCCCCTCGCCCAGCCGCCCGCGCACCTGACTCACGATGTGCATCACGTGGCTGTAGCGCTCCACCGTCATGAGCTCTTCCACACGCACGCTGCCCGGCGCGGCCACGCGGCCCACGTCGTTGCGCCCCAGGTCCACGAGCATGGTGTGCTCGGCGCGCTCCTTCGGGTCCGCGAGCAGCTCGCCCTCGAGCGCCCGGTCCTCCGCCTCGCTCGCGCCCCGCCGCCGCGTGCCGGCGATGGGGCGCACCACCACGTCGCCGTCGCGCACCTGCACCAGCAGCTCGGGCGAGGCGCCCACCAGCGCCCGCGCCTCACCGCGCGGCTCCCCGAGCTCGACGAGGAACAGGTACGGGGACGGGTTCACCCGCCGCAGCGCGCGGTAGAGCGCGAGCGGGCGCGGCGCCCCGCGCGCCTCGAAGCGCCGCGCGAGCACCACCTGCATGCAGTCGCCCGCGCGGATGTACTCCTGCGCGCGCGCCACCGCGGCCTCGAAGCCCGGCCGGTCCCACGTCGCCTGCGCTCCCTCCGCGCCCGCGACTCCGCCCGCGGCGCGATAGGCCTCCTCCGGCAGCGGCCGGCGCAGGCGCGCCACCAGCTCCTCCACCTGTCCCTCGGCGGCCCGCAGCGCCCCCTCCGCGCTCGCATGCTGCGCGGGCCTCGCGAGCGCCGTGACCTTGAGCGTCTGCGCGCGCGAGTCGAGCGTGACGAAGGCGTCCTGCAGCATCCACTCGGAGTCGGGGAAGGCGAGCGTGTGGGGGTGGCGGTCCGGCACGTGGCGCTCGAACCACGAGGCGCAGTTGTAGCCGAGGTAGCCCACGAGCCCGCCCACGAAGGGGGCCTCGCCCGGCAGCGTCGCCACCGCGTGCTCGCGCCAGAGAGCGCGCAGCACCTCGAGCGGTGCGCCCTCGCGCCGCTCCTCGCGGCCTCCGCGGATCAACGTGGCGCCCTTCGAATCCAGCCGCACGCGCCCCGAGGGCGAGGTGCCCACGTAGCTGTAGCGGCCGAAGCGCTCGCCGCCCACGCAGCTCTCGAGCACGAAGCCGCGCTCGTGGCCTCCGCCCAGCTTCAGGTAGGTGGAGAGGGGGGTGTCCAGGTCTGCGGGCAGCTCCCGGGACACGGGAACGGCCTCGCCCTTCAATGCGCGCTCGCGGTACACCCGCGCGCGCTCCTGCTGCGCTGTCATGAGAGCCCCCCTCGCCCCCTGCGCACGCAGGGGGACGGGGTGAGGGGTTGGCGCCTCACGTCGCAGCGCTGGGGGGGATCCTCAGCGCCGCCGCGAGACGAGCACCACCGCGCACGCCGCGTGCTGCGCCCGCCAGCGCGCCCACGCACCGCAGGTGGCGAGCGTGAGGCACAGCGCAGGGAGCAGGGTCGTGATCACGGGGCACTCTCCAGGAGGCGAATCAGAAAGAGGCGAACCAGCAGAACCGCAGGACCAGATGATGACAGAGGCGAGCGCCGCATTGGAAGCGCCCGTTGCAATCCCGTTGCGTGCGAGTGACTGGAATCGGATCTCCTACCTGCACCGCTGCTCGCCTGCCCGCTCGCTCTCCCCCATCCGCGGCGCCGCTCCTGCTGGAGCACCGAAGCCGAGCAACCGTGGGCACTTGGAGCCTCGCGCGCCTCGGGAGCCTGGGTCTCAGTGCTCCGGGGCCGGCTCGCTGCGCAGCGCCCTCAGCTGCCTCTCCAGGGCATCGCGCGTGCGCGTGGGCACCTGCACCCGGCTGAGGTCCTCCGCGTACGTGAGCGCCTCCTCGAGGGTGCGGATGGCCTCGGCGCGCCGTCCCGCCATCTCCAGGAGGGTGGCACGGTCCCGGAGCACCCGCAGCCGCCGTGGGCCCTGCACCTTCGTCACGGCGCGGCCGCTCGCCGCAATGGCGTCCGCCAGCCGGCCCTGCGCGTGGTAGAGCCCCGCGAGCCGCGTCGACGTGTTCGGGTCGCCGGGAAGGTCGCGCTCGCTCTGCTCGAGGGCCGCCACGGCGCGCTCCGGCGCGCCGAGCGCCACCGCGGCGCTCACCCGGTGCGAGTCGAGGGCGGCGCGCGCCTCGGCGGTGGGCGCGCGCGCCGCCTCCTGCTCGAGGAAGCCGAGCCACGCCTCCGCCGCCGCGCGCACGCCGGGCGCGTCGCTCGCCGTGCGGCGCGCGCGCACGAGCGACTGGTGGAGGGCGGAGCGGTCCTCCGGCACCAGCTCGATGAGGGGCGGGGCGAGCGCCTCGCGCACCCGGGCCTCGAGCGCGCCCTGGAGGCCCGCGTCCTTCGTCTCCAGTGCGCAGCCGAGCCCGCTCGCCGCGACGGCCGCCCACCGGGGCGAGCGCTCCAGGCGCGCGAGCTCCGACTGGGCCGTGCGCGCACAGGCCTCGTGGGCGCCTGCACGGCCCTGCGCGGAGAGCAGCGACTCCAGCGCGCGGCCGCGCCGCTCCCAGTCGGGAGGGGCGAGCTGCAGCGTGCGGGCGTAGGCGTCCACGGCCTCCGCGACGTGGCCCGCCCCGAGCAGCGCATCGGCGCGCGCGAGCTCGGCCTCGAGGCCTGCGCCCGGGCCCCAGTAGGCGCGCTCGCCGCTCTCCAGGAGCGCGGCGACCTGCGTCACCGTGGCGCTGCCGGGCGAGCGCACCAGCACCTTGCCGCTGCGGGGGTCGAGCACCGTGAGGGTGGGCAGCACGTCGAAGGGGTACTCCTCCAGGAAGGCCGCGTTCTGCGCCAGCTCGGTGTTCAGCTCGAGCCACACGAAGCGCCGTCCGTAGCGCGCGAGCGCCGCGTCCGTGAACACGTTCGCGCGCATCGCGAGGCAGGGGCGGCACCAGGGCGCCCACAGGTCCACGAAGAGCGGCACCCCCTGGGCCTTCGCCGCCGCGAGCGCCCGCTCCGCGTCGTCCACCACGAAGGGCAGCGCGTGGGCGGCTGTCTCGACCGGTGCCTCCGGGGCCTGCACGCGCGCCGCGGTGCAGGCGGGTGCAGTGGCGAGCAGCAGCAGCGGGAGCAGTGCGGAGCGCATGCTGCGCAGCATAGCGCCCGGCGGCCGGCGGCAGCAGGCCCCCCCGGGGGAGGCCGCGCTTCCCTGGACGCTGCCTTCCTCCAGTCCACGGGCAGGCTCCTGCCGGGAAGGTGACCCCGGAGGGGCGCCCGCGCTTAGATGGCTCCGATGAGACCCCTCTCCCCTGCCCTCCTCGCCCTACTGCTCGCGCTCTCCACCGCTGCCCTCGCTGCCGCGCCGAAGAAGAAGGCCAAAGCCCCGGAAGCCAAGGCCTCCCCGGTGCGGGTGGTACTCCAGACCGAGAAGGGTGAAATCGAGCTGCAGCTCGACGCGGCGCGCGCGCCGCAGACGGTGCGCAACTTCCTCGCCTACGTGGACGCGGGCCTCTACGACGGCGGGCTCTTCCACCGCACGGTGAAGCCCGACAACCAGCCGAACAGCGCGGTGAAGATCGAGGTCATCCAGGGCGGCACCGACCCGGCCCGCGAGGCCGAGCTGCTCCCCCCGATTCCCCTGGAGCGCACGCGGGTAACGGGACTCAAGCACCTGGACGGTACGCTCTCCATGGCGCGCGGTGCGCCCGACAGCGCCCAGGCGGACTTCTTCATCTGCCTCGGCGCTCAGCCCGAGCTCGACTTCGGCGGCAAGCGCAACCCGGACGGCCAGGGCTTCGCGGCCTTCGGCAAGGTCGTGAAGGGCATGGACGTGGTGCGCGCCATCCAGCAGGCCCCTGCGAGCGGGCAGCAGCTCACCCCACCCGTCCGCATCCTGCGCGCGGCGCGAAAGCCGTAGGCGCGGGCGCGTCCCAGCGGAGACAGTCGGCACCCGCGTCCACGTGCACGCCGCCCCCCGGGAGGCGCTACAACCGGCCTTGCCATGACGCCCTCACCGCTCGACCTCCCGGAAGCCGACTTCCGCCGCCTCAGCCAGCGCGTCTCGGAGCTCGCCTCCGGCTGGCTGCAGGGGCTGGACGCGCGCCCCATCACGCCCGCGGCGCGCGGGCAGGAGACGGAGGCGCTGTTCGACGGGGCGCTGCCGGAGGAGGGGCTGGGGGACGCGGCGCTCGACGCGCTGCTGCCCCTGATGGACGCGTGCCGCGCCTACAACGCGCGCTTCCTCGGCTACGTGTTCGGCGCGGGCAGCCCCATGGGCGCGCTGGGCGACTTCCTCACCAGTGTGCTCAACCAGAACACCACCGCGTGGCGCAGCGCGCCCGCGGCGGTGAGCCTCGAGCGCGCGCTGGTGCGGGAGCTGGCACGCGCGGTGGGCTG
It contains:
- a CDS encoding patatin-like phospholipase family protein, which codes for MTGRHTLLALALALALGGALAAGAQPAPAPAAPAQRTDLPLTLVLSGGVSLGSYEAGLGWTVVEFARRVPELTMDARAGRPRLVAATGASAGSINALLSALLWCAAPQSRADSSVDHNLLRDTWVPVGLDRLLPDQASAYQPGDGLLASRPLVQTLDALGASLLTARGGRTFRPGCQLPVGITVTRSGAEEREVAGISVRTQRFVVPWRLEVTPDGRPRFGGLPLEQAREEEDDVLWLAERPEPGGGSALPWSQVSQGVLASAAFPAAFAPRVLCDCSARCPASQQVTPERCPTPAGGSGALTCPARSVRGEPLTLCRRSYVDGGIFDNAPVGLAIDLTESSLEPAPLQPATYLFVDPELRRLAPGGASAPAPSREGVEGALQLLGELVSTGRSADLARAIRAGGWNRTTRSLLLQASVALVPFIDLSQQLQALSVGKPAPLPMLAVPRGLSGRGLRAAVGRMLLGCQADGAAGAREEQQRLQACAQAVSAIAGGARVAEAAPLTDEEVEQLAQQVAARAERELARLGDGSGDLLADSEAISARLVLAATAFDVLSEEMVRVSRGPFDARRLLRLRDELLRTVRAGRVLGVLSAEAAHTLLDAALADVARSPAHAEAAARVRAAVAAVPLGELFTARDLQPALQALEEVPGAPAEAAERVRALAKLGPPLQRAITRVNALAREAQALGAQRGGERVLVSSSRFAPIAGAQLGYFGAFLDRPLREFDYYAGVYDAAHAIAESVCGAAAWPRLTAPVRRREAPQALDLAEPDTQRCLGEAMQVVARSLGLTASPPASLVLRRLARAELAAALDDRARAAALLAEPAWAWLEQGAPPRPADANVAAVADALLAARTPCHPQSREPLCVRDVSFVALVQALRERGYRPVERNMSELLAQGEGWSRDTVRKVLDRSLDTERRYHGDAPFSGAVLRAHGLGELWMRGPGPGGRYPRLDLDPSTIPGASLAAPDVGRRALAHLLPYRIGLDVSNGGVSLSWLEPALRLSPHVSVLSAVTPLDLEIGRSRYSSTVGLLPTLHLRGTSLSAGPRASVYWRDGRIATGAELRVSVLQDRLGLALGTRDFPLGSSNFFVSVSLADFNGVAYWLLPRLGP
- a CDS encoding aminodeoxychorismate/anthranilate synthase component II, whose translation is MILVIDNYDSFTFNLVQLLFTLGAEVQVVRNDEIDAAGVRASGASHLVVSPGPCTPHEAGVSVEAIREAQVPVLGVCLGHQSIGAAFGGQVVRAPEPVHGKSAHIRHGGKGLFEGLSPGFEAARYHSLVVRAEDLPRELEPTAWSEDGLIMGLRHRERPVVGVQFHPESVLTPEGPRLVKNFLEGRL
- a CDS encoding anthranilate synthase component I family protein encodes the protein MTAQQERARVYRERALKGEAVPVSRELPADLDTPLSTYLKLGGGHERGFVLESCVGGERFGRYSYVGTSPSGRVRLDSKGATLIRGGREERREGAPLEVLRALWREHAVATLPGEAPFVGGLVGYLGYNCASWFERHVPDRHPHTLAFPDSEWMLQDAFVTLDSRAQTLKVTALARPAQHASAEGALRAAEGQVEELVARLRRPLPEEAYRAAGGVAGAEGAQATWDRPGFEAAVARAQEYIRAGDCMQVVLARRFEARGAPRPLALYRALRRVNPSPYLFLVELGEPRGEARALVGASPELLVQVRDGDVVVRPIAGTRRRGASEAEDRALEGELLADPKERAEHTMLVDLGRNDVGRVAAPGSVRVEELMTVERYSHVMHIVSQVRGRLGEGKDALDALACAFPAGTVSGAPKIRAMQIIDELEPIRRGPYAGAVGYLSFGGTLDLAIALRTFFVEGTRAMWTAGAGIVADSVPSHEADETEHKAGALAAALRLAREEEGA
- a CDS encoding thioredoxin family protein, which encodes MRSALLPLLLLATAPACTAARVQAPEAPVETAAHALPFVVDDAERALAAAKAQGVPLFVDLWAPWCRPCLAMRANVFTDAALARYGRRFVWLELNTELAQNAAFLEEYPFDVLPTLTVLDPRSGKVLVRSPGSATVTQVAALLESGERAYWGPGAGLEAELARADALLGAGHVAEAVDAYARTLQLAPPDWERRGRALESLLSAQGRAGAHEACARTAQSELARLERSPRWAAVAASGLGCALETKDAGLQGALEARVREALAPPLIELVPEDRSALHQSLVRARRTASDAPGVRAAAEAWLGFLEQEAARAPTAEARAALDSHRVSAAVALGAPERAVAALEQSERDLPGDPNTSTRLAGLYHAQGRLADAIAASGRAVTKVQGPRRLRVLRDRATLLEMAGRRAEAIRTLEEALTYAEDLSRVQVPTRTRDALERQLRALRSEPAPEH
- a CDS encoding peptidylprolyl isomerase, coding for MRPLSPALLALLLALSTAALAAAPKKKAKAPEAKASPVRVVLQTEKGEIELQLDAARAPQTVRNFLAYVDAGLYDGGLFHRTVKPDNQPNSAVKIEVIQGGTDPAREAELLPPIPLERTRVTGLKHLDGTLSMARGAPDSAQADFFICLGAQPELDFGGKRNPDGQGFAAFGKVVKGMDVVRAIQQAPASGQQLTPPVRILRAARKP